The window CTCCTTTGTTCCCGCGATCACCGATTGTATCCCCTCCGGGTATTATATCAGCCGGACCGGGGCCCAAATAGAGTTGTTGCCGGGAATCCTCAGGAGATAGCTGCAGTTATTCAATGTGTCATCAGCGTTCTATCTCTGCTGCTTATCCCGGTGAAGCCCGGTCATCCATATATACGCTTTCCAGGACTCTTCGATTCGTTTGCGGTCGTCATCGGTAGTCGTTCGCTTTACTTTTGCCGGTACGCCGGCTACCAGTGAATTCTCCGGCACCTGCATTCCTTCGGTTACTACTGCACCTGCAGCAACAATCGAACCGCTTCCGACCGATGCCCCGGTCAAAACCATTGCTCCCATGCCGATCAGGCAGTCATCGGCGACCGTGGCGGCATGAATTATCGCCCGGTGACCCACGGTTACCCGTGCCCCGATCCGGCATGATGTGTTCTTGTCAATGTGCACGATCGAGCCATCCTGGATATTGGTATCTTCACCGATACTGATCGCCTCTCCGGGTTCATCACCCCTGATAATGCATCCGTACCAGACACTCGCTCCCCGGGCAATCGCAACATTACCCATTACTACGGCATTGGGCGCAATCCAGGTATCGGAGTTGATTTTGGGATCGGGAATATTTTTCAGCATTGCATGAATCCTCCGGTTAGAATATTGCAAGAGGGCTTGTGGTCGATAACCTGATATAATATATCAGATTCGATTGAATACGTGCAATAGGGCAGGGGAGAAAGGTATCCGGAGGTGATTATTCCGGATCTACAAAGAATTTCAGGAAACTATTCGCGCCAGCCTGCGTTTTAACAGCATGAATGATCTTTACCGAAGTGGCACAAGCTTCTGAACGGCCTTTTTCCCTTTTCCCTGTATTGCAGCAAAGTAAATTGAGGAACCGATACCGGCGTCATCGAAGTCGATCATATGCTTTCCCGCAGCAAATTGTTCCGAGACAGCACCAACAGCTC is drawn from Chitinivibrionales bacterium and contains these coding sequences:
- a CDS encoding gamma carbonic anhydrase family protein, with the protein product MLKNIPDPKINSDTWIAPNAVVMGNVAIARGASVWYGCIIRGDEPGEAISIGEDTNIQDGSIVHIDKNTSCRIGARVTVGHRAIIHAATVADDCLIGMGAMVLTGASVGSGSIVAAGAVVTEGMQVPENSLVAGVPAKVKRTTTDDDRKRIEESWKAYIWMTGLHRDKQQR